A single region of the Hoeflea prorocentri genome encodes:
- a CDS encoding di-heme oxidoredictase family protein, translating into MLSSRVLLAGLTLLLATLPANAEDMPPWSERTIGTPPDPSRFSGTLSLQLLEELVDRGETLFTAKFTTLDGAGRPMATQAIIPTRRKRPSPQIFQRLPGGDANACSSCHIDPVVGGAGDFVTNVFVSEGFNNADFDTTDPQFSNERNTNHLMGAGLVELLAREMTATLQGQRKDALKKARQNIEPVTANLVAKGVDFGVITAYPDGTVDLAGIDGVDTDLVIRPFSQKGVIGSLRQFTVNALNHHHGIQAVERFGSRWTGTDDFDGDEVADEMSPVDVSALVAWQAAREPPVQIVPDNAEWRELASQGETIFGALGCNTCHRPTLPLESLKFSDPGPLDAAGTLRQGETPHGAIYDLALFDWAKSLPRDENGAVLVPLFSDLKRHKIADQQVSALGNELLGQRFVDRDVFKTAELWGIASTGPYGHRGDQTTLDEIIRVHGGSGRDSRNAYIALPEEDKTALIAFLKTLVIKP; encoded by the coding sequence ATGCTGTCTAGTCGAGTTCTGTTGGCAGGCCTTACTCTTTTGTTGGCAACGTTGCCCGCAAACGCTGAAGACATGCCGCCCTGGTCGGAACGCACCATCGGGACACCCCCTGATCCGTCGCGTTTCAGCGGCACCCTTTCCCTGCAACTCCTCGAAGAACTTGTCGATCGGGGAGAAACGCTCTTTACGGCAAAGTTCACGACGCTCGACGGCGCCGGCCGGCCGATGGCGACACAGGCCATCATCCCGACCCGCCGAAAACGCCCCTCTCCTCAAATCTTTCAGCGCCTGCCCGGCGGCGATGCGAACGCCTGCTCGTCGTGCCACATTGATCCCGTCGTCGGCGGCGCCGGCGATTTTGTGACCAATGTCTTCGTTTCCGAGGGTTTCAACAACGCCGATTTCGACACCACCGACCCGCAATTCTCAAATGAACGCAACACAAACCATTTGATGGGTGCGGGTTTGGTCGAGCTTCTCGCCCGGGAGATGACGGCAACGCTGCAGGGTCAGCGAAAAGATGCCTTGAAAAAGGCCCGCCAGAACATAGAGCCGGTCACCGCAAATCTTGTTGCCAAAGGCGTCGATTTTGGAGTGATCACCGCCTATCCGGACGGCACGGTCGATCTTGCCGGAATTGACGGTGTCGACACAGATCTCGTCATTCGACCCTTCAGCCAGAAGGGAGTCATCGGATCGCTGCGGCAGTTTACTGTCAATGCGCTTAATCATCATCACGGCATTCAGGCGGTCGAACGCTTCGGAAGCCGCTGGACGGGTACGGATGATTTTGACGGCGACGAGGTGGCCGATGAAATGAGCCCGGTGGATGTGTCGGCCCTTGTTGCCTGGCAGGCTGCGCGTGAGCCGCCCGTACAGATCGTACCTGACAACGCAGAATGGCGGGAACTGGCAAGCCAGGGTGAGACCATCTTTGGCGCGCTTGGCTGCAATACGTGCCACCGCCCGACCCTGCCGCTTGAAAGTCTGAAGTTCTCGGACCCCGGTCCGCTCGACGCGGCGGGAACGCTGAGGCAGGGCGAAACGCCGCATGGCGCAATATATGATCTTGCCCTTTTTGATTGGGCAAAGAGCCTGCCTCGCGACGAGAACGGCGCGGTCCTTGTGCCGCTTTTCAGCGATCTCAAGCGACACAAGATTGCCGACCAGCAGGTTTCCGCATTGGGCAATGAACTGCTTGGTCAGCGATTTGTCGATCGCGACGTCTTCAAGACGGCTGAGCTTTGGGGCATCGCATCGACCGGCCCCTACGGCCACCGTGGCGATCAGACCACGCTCGATGAGATTATCCGCGTTCACGGGGGTAGCGGGAGAGACAGCCGCAATGCCTATATCGCGCTGCCGGAGGAAGACAAAACGGCTCTTATCGCATTCCTGAAAACTCTGGTGATCAAGCCATGA
- a CDS encoding sugar ABC transporter permease: MTGNTDSQSAQTTDGARAAELSAVGRFIKATELDTRMLGMIGALLLIWILFDIFSGGLFLTPRNLWNLSVQTASIAVMATGMVLVIVTRNIDLSVGSILGFVGMIMAVTQAEILPQIIGFDSPFIWIIALAVGIVVGAAIGALHGYVIAYWGVPAFIVTLGGLLVWRGAAWWVTSGRTVAPMNETFRLLGGGPKGSVGVDASWILGVIACIAIVAMIAFARRQRKRFQFPLRPVWAEAFLAGIGCVLVLGAVYIVNIYYYPIGIVRRMIRDGQIEGPETEVFIGHGIAVPVLVAIGVGIVMTFLATRTRFGRYVFALGGNPEAADLAGINTRWVTMKIFIIMGVLCAIAAAISTARLNAATNAQGTLDELLTIAAAVIGGTSLAGGVGTIAGAMIGALVMQSLQSGMVIMGVDTPLQNIVVGIVLVIAVWLDSLYRRSQH, encoded by the coding sequence GTGACCGGCAATACGGACTCTCAGTCTGCCCAGACAACCGACGGCGCACGCGCCGCGGAATTGTCCGCGGTTGGACGTTTCATCAAGGCCACCGAACTGGACACCCGTATGCTCGGCATGATCGGCGCTCTGCTGCTGATCTGGATCCTGTTCGATATTTTCTCCGGCGGACTGTTCCTGACGCCGCGCAATCTGTGGAACCTTTCGGTACAGACCGCGTCCATCGCCGTCATGGCGACCGGCATGGTTCTGGTGATCGTCACACGCAACATCGATCTTTCCGTCGGCTCGATCCTGGGTTTTGTCGGCATGATCATGGCGGTGACCCAGGCGGAAATCCTTCCTCAGATCATTGGTTTCGACAGCCCCTTCATATGGATCATCGCTCTTGCGGTCGGCATTGTGGTGGGCGCGGCCATCGGTGCGCTGCATGGTTATGTCATAGCCTATTGGGGCGTTCCGGCGTTCATTGTGACACTCGGCGGCCTGCTGGTTTGGCGCGGCGCTGCCTGGTGGGTTACATCGGGCCGCACCGTCGCGCCGATGAATGAAACTTTTCGCCTTTTGGGTGGCGGGCCAAAAGGCTCCGTCGGTGTCGATGCGAGCTGGATACTGGGTGTGATCGCCTGCATTGCGATTGTCGCGATGATCGCTTTTGCACGCCGGCAGCGTAAACGGTTCCAGTTCCCGCTGCGTCCGGTCTGGGCCGAAGCTTTCCTGGCAGGTATCGGATGCGTGCTCGTTCTGGGCGCGGTCTACATCGTGAACATATACTATTATCCCATCGGCATCGTGCGCAGAATGATCCGGGACGGCCAAATCGAAGGACCGGAGACCGAGGTCTTCATCGGGCACGGCATCGCAGTCCCCGTCCTTGTCGCCATCGGCGTCGGCATTGTGATGACCTTCCTTGCCACACGCACGCGGTTCGGACGTTATGTGTTCGCCCTGGGCGGGAACCCCGAGGCGGCGGATCTGGCCGGTATCAACACGCGCTGGGTGACGATGAAGATCTTCATCATCATGGGTGTGTTGTGCGCCATCGCTGCGGCGATTTCGACGGCACGCCTCAACGCCGCCACCAATGCGCAGGGAACGCTTGATGAACTGCTGACGATTGCCGCAGCCGTTATCGGCGGCACATCCCTTGCCGGTGGCGTGGGCACCATCGCCGGCGCCATGATCGGTGCGCTTGTCATGCAGTCGCTACAGTCCGGCATGGTGATCATGGGCGTGGACACACCATTGCAGAACATCGTTGTCGGCATCGTTCTGGTCATCGCGGTGTGGCTCGATTCGCTTTACCGCAGATCGCAGCACTAG
- a CDS encoding ROK family transcriptional regulator, with product MVELGRSDDVRKRNRSRILHVLRRNGPVSRKGISARTGLSASTVSAITSELIDETVIIATGRDDPTSLGRGRPQIRLALNPRAALVAAVMVQLDNISVCISDYCGERVADVDRAFRARRASPDGFRKALIEMVREALLKVPEGSGALKRMRLGVQGVTDVDGTSMLWSPITPHRDLAFKAYLEPVFSAPVQLSNDCSMIARALHWRAPDRFNNNYAAVLLSHGIGMGLMLNGDLVSGIRSSGTEFGHLSHIPDGALCRCGRRGCIEAYAGDYAIHRRAQATAETEAPRNDISYDEMDEVYRAALGGDQDAIAAYADAGRALGTGLADMYALVDSFPVAFVGRGTQAFEFIEEPLREAISATKLDVIADEIDIHCFPDEKPLILEGCTVTALLEVDEMFAHATQTREVEKNAV from the coding sequence TTGGTTGAACTGGGTCGGTCGGACGATGTACGCAAGCGTAACCGCAGCCGCATTCTGCATGTCCTGCGTCGTAATGGCCCGGTTTCGAGGAAGGGTATCAGCGCAAGGACAGGCCTGAGCGCATCGACCGTATCGGCAATCACGTCAGAGCTGATCGACGAAACCGTCATCATTGCGACAGGCAGGGATGATCCAACCAGTCTCGGTCGCGGCCGGCCGCAAATCCGCCTGGCGCTCAATCCCCGAGCCGCACTTGTCGCCGCCGTCATGGTGCAGCTCGACAATATATCGGTTTGCATATCGGACTATTGCGGCGAGCGTGTTGCCGACGTTGACCGGGCTTTCCGGGCCCGCCGCGCCTCCCCGGACGGCTTCCGCAAGGCGTTGATCGAAATGGTGCGCGAGGCGCTGCTGAAGGTTCCGGAAGGCTCAGGCGCGCTGAAACGCATGCGTCTGGGTGTACAGGGCGTCACGGATGTCGACGGCACCTCGATGTTGTGGTCGCCCATCACTCCACATCGCGACCTCGCCTTCAAGGCTTATCTCGAACCGGTTTTTTCCGCACCGGTGCAACTCTCCAACGATTGCAGCATGATCGCCCGGGCGCTGCACTGGCGTGCGCCGGACCGCTTCAACAACAATTATGCCGCCGTCCTGCTTTCGCACGGTATCGGTATGGGCCTGATGCTGAACGGTGACCTTGTCAGCGGCATCCGCTCTTCCGGGACCGAATTCGGGCATCTGTCGCATATTCCCGATGGCGCGCTGTGCCGCTGTGGACGCCGGGGCTGCATCGAAGCCTATGCCGGCGACTACGCGATCCATCGACGGGCGCAGGCAACCGCGGAGACCGAAGCCCCCAGAAACGACATCAGCTATGATGAGATGGACGAGGTGTACCGCGCCGCACTCGGTGGGGACCAGGATGCCATTGCGGCCTATGCAGACGCCGGACGAGCCCTGGGAACCGGGCTTGCGGACATGTATGCCCTTGTCGATTCATTTCCCGTCGCGTTCGTCGGCCGTGGCACCCAGGCATTCGAGTTCATCGAAGAACCGCTTCGTGAAGCGATCAGCGCCACGAAACTGGACGTCATAGCTGACGAGATCGACATTCATTGCTTTCCGGACGAAAAGCCTTTGATTCTGGAAGGATGCACCGTTACAGCACTTTTGGAGGTGGATGAGATGTTTGCGCACGCAACGCAAACGCGGGAGGTTGAGAAGAATGCTGTCTAG
- a CDS encoding FG-GAP repeat domain-containing protein — protein sequence MKKELLTAGLAVLAATLPLNASDEETEAGLPQMDVPVFAEQAAAAGIDHSYQGPWEYFVGGGVAAFDCNGDRYPDLMLAGGTGPVQLYVNESQAAEGLRFSKRDIAVSQSDLEKVTGLYPIDIDNDGYKDVVLLRVGRNIVLKGGPDCTFEPANKEWAIDGGRAWTTAFAATFEADNAFPTLAFGNYVDRSAPGSPWGTCHDNVLLRPSDGEQPSYGEPYVLTPGFCALSMIFTDWNRSGTPALRITNDRHYYRGGEEQLWRVDPGKPARLYRRSDGWRRVSIWGMGIAEADINADGYPEYALTSMGDTKLQTLDEEAEEGRPVYRDIAYERGATAHVPYTGSENKPSTGWHTEFADFNNDGELDLYIAKGNVEAMPDFASFDPDNLLLGAHDGSFVETGHLAGIDLDRRGRGAAIVDFDLDGYLDLLVVNREAPVSLFHNRGGRTEWGTRPMGNWLQIELSQDGDNRNAVGATILVKSGNETRSRRIQSGGGHASGHSGFIHVGTGVAERAQIRVQWPDGEWSAPYRVFANNFVMIEKGATEARYWYPAQH from the coding sequence ATGAAGAAAGAATTGCTGACCGCAGGCCTTGCCGTCCTTGCCGCAACTTTGCCGCTCAATGCTTCGGATGAAGAAACGGAGGCTGGCCTACCCCAGATGGACGTTCCGGTTTTTGCCGAGCAGGCGGCCGCCGCCGGGATCGATCACAGTTACCAGGGGCCATGGGAGTATTTTGTCGGCGGCGGCGTTGCCGCGTTCGACTGCAACGGCGACCGTTATCCCGATCTGATGCTCGCCGGCGGAACCGGGCCGGTTCAGCTTTATGTGAATGAAAGCCAGGCAGCGGAGGGCTTGCGGTTTTCAAAACGCGATATCGCAGTCAGCCAGTCCGATCTTGAGAAGGTCACCGGCCTTTATCCGATCGATATCGACAATGATGGTTACAAGGATGTTGTCCTGTTGCGGGTCGGTCGCAATATCGTTCTCAAGGGCGGTCCCGACTGTACATTCGAGCCCGCCAACAAAGAATGGGCCATCGATGGCGGACGCGCCTGGACGACGGCCTTCGCCGCGACGTTCGAGGCAGACAACGCTTTTCCTACCCTCGCATTCGGCAATTACGTCGATCGCTCGGCGCCGGGCTCGCCCTGGGGCACCTGCCACGACAATGTGCTGCTTCGGCCATCGGACGGCGAGCAACCGAGTTATGGCGAACCGTATGTGCTGACGCCGGGATTTTGCGCGCTGTCCATGATCTTTACCGACTGGAACCGTTCCGGCACCCCCGCTTTGCGGATCACCAACGACCGCCACTATTACCGCGGCGGCGAAGAGCAATTGTGGCGGGTTGATCCGGGCAAACCGGCCCGGCTCTACCGGCGTTCGGACGGCTGGCGGCGTGTGAGCATCTGGGGCATGGGCATAGCGGAGGCCGATATCAACGCTGACGGATATCCCGAATACGCTCTGACATCCATGGGCGACACCAAGCTGCAAACGCTGGACGAAGAGGCGGAAGAAGGCAGGCCCGTTTATCGCGATATCGCCTATGAGCGAGGCGCAACGGCACACGTGCCCTATACCGGGTCTGAGAACAAGCCGTCGACCGGCTGGCATACCGAATTTGCCGACTTCAACAATGACGGGGAGCTCGATCTATACATCGCAAAGGGCAATGTGGAGGCCATGCCGGACTTTGCATCCTTTGACCCGGACAATCTGCTTCTTGGTGCCCATGACGGGTCTTTCGTCGAAACGGGCCATCTTGCCGGCATTGATCTGGACCGGCGCGGGCGCGGCGCGGCAATCGTGGATTTCGATCTGGATGGCTATCTCGACCTGTTGGTTGTCAACCGCGAAGCGCCGGTCAGCCTGTTCCACAATCGCGGCGGGCGGACTGAATGGGGAACGCGGCCAATGGGCAACTGGCTGCAGATTGAACTGAGCCAGGACGGCGACAATCGCAACGCGGTGGGTGCGACAATCCTGGTAAAATCCGGAAACGAGACGCGCTCGCGCCGCATACAATCGGGCGGTGGCCATGCCTCGGGCCATTCGGGCTTCATCCATGTGGGCACCGGTGTTGCCGAACGCGCGCAAATCCGGGTGCAGTGGCCGGACGGAGAATGGAGTGCTCCGTACCGGGTTTTCGCCAACAATTTTGTCATGATCGAGAAAGGTGCCACAGAGGCCCGATACTGGTATCCGGCACAGCACTAA
- the xylF gene encoding D-xylose ABC transporter substrate-binding protein, with protein sequence MALAEGKTIGVSWSNFQEERWKTDEAAMKAAIEAAGNTYISADAQSSASKQLTDVESLISQGADALIILAQDSGAIGPAIEKASAEGIPVVGYDRLIENPEAFYITFDNKEVGRMQARAVFAAMPEGNYAFIKGSSSDPNADFLFSGQMEVLKEAMDAGKVKNVGEAYTDGWKPENAQKNMEQILTANDNNIDAVVASNDGTAGGVVAALSAQGMDGSVPVSGQDGDHAALNRVALGTQTVSVWKDARELGKNAAVIASLLADGTSMSDVPGSVKWSGGPAGVEMNAIFLAPVPITKDNLNLVIDAGWVGKDVVCQGVGAGTVAACN encoded by the coding sequence ATGGCGCTTGCTGAAGGCAAGACCATCGGCGTGTCATGGTCCAACTTTCAGGAAGAACGCTGGAAGACCGACGAGGCAGCTATGAAGGCTGCGATCGAGGCGGCCGGCAATACATACATCTCGGCGGATGCCCAGTCGTCAGCGTCCAAACAGCTCACCGATGTTGAATCGCTGATTTCCCAGGGCGCCGATGCGCTGATTATTCTTGCGCAGGATTCCGGAGCAATCGGGCCAGCGATTGAAAAGGCTTCCGCGGAAGGCATTCCGGTCGTCGGTTATGACCGGCTCATCGAGAACCCGGAAGCGTTCTACATCACCTTCGACAACAAGGAAGTTGGTCGCATGCAGGCAAGGGCTGTCTTCGCCGCCATGCCGGAAGGCAACTACGCCTTCATCAAGGGTTCCTCGTCCGATCCGAACGCGGATTTCCTGTTTTCCGGTCAGATGGAAGTGCTGAAGGAGGCCATGGACGCCGGTAAGGTCAAGAATGTCGGTGAAGCCTACACCGATGGCTGGAAGCCGGAAAATGCCCAGAAGAACATGGAGCAGATCCTGACCGCCAACGATAACAATATCGATGCGGTTGTCGCTTCCAACGATGGCACCGCGGGCGGCGTTGTGGCGGCCCTGTCGGCTCAGGGCATGGATGGCAGTGTTCCGGTTTCCGGACAGGATGGCGATCATGCGGCGTTGAACCGTGTCGCACTTGGCACGCAGACCGTTTCGGTCTGGAAGGATGCCCGTGAACTCGGCAAGAACGCCGCTGTGATCGCATCGCTTCTGGCCGATGGCACGTCCATGTCGGATGTTCCGGGTTCTGTTAAGTGGTCCGGTGGTCCGGCAGGCGTCGAAATGAACGCCATCTTCCTTGCACCTGTTCCGATCACAAAGGACAATCTGAACCTCGTGATCGACGCCGGGTGGGTCGGCAAGGACGTGGTTTGCCAGGGTGTAGGTGCAGGCACGGTCGCAGCCTGTAACTAA